DNA sequence from the Synechococcus sp. MU1617 genome:
GAAGACAGCGAAAACCTGGCCGCGAATCAAATCACCATCCACAAACGAGGAGAAAGCCATCAGGTTGATGTTCACGGCATTGAGCATCAGCTCAATGCTCATCAGCACGCGCACCGCATTGCGGCTGTTGATCAGGCCCCAAACACCGATGCAAAAGAGCATGGCGGCCACCAAGAGGTAGGCCTGCAGGGATGGAAGCGTGGCAAGAAAATCGCTCATCAGTCCGCTCGATTCATCAGCAGGGGAGTACGGGCCTTCTCAATCAGGCCTTGATCGGCCACCTCACCGGTCACCACATCGGTGGCCAACACATCACGACGGGCCAGCACGATGGCGCCGATCATGGCCATCAACAGCAGTACCGACGCCACCTCAAACGGCAACAGGTAATCGGTGAACAGGTGTTCACCGATGCGAGCCGTGGCTTCTTCACCCACAGCGGGAGGACCGGGCAACGACCAGGGGGTGGTGACCACAACACGAACCAGCAACGCCAGCAGACCGGCGCAGACGCCAGCGGACACCGCACGGCGCGTGGTGAGATTGGCGATGGCCTTGAGGTCTTCCCGCTTGTTCACGAGCATGATCGCGAACAGGATCAACACATTGATCGCGCCCACGTACACGAGGATCTGTGCCATGGCCACGAAACTGGCATTCAGCAGCAGGTAGAGCCCTGCAACGGCTGTGAACACCCCGCCCAGCAGGAAGGCGGAATAGACGATGTTGCTGAGCAGCACCACACCCAAAGCGCCGATCACCACAACGGCGGACAGCACCAGAAAACAGATCAGCTCGGTGGTTGTCGCGATGGTCATGCGTCGTCCTCCTTGGCCTCACTGGAGGATTGTCCCTCATTCTTGGCAGCCGGCTTGGCGGGAGGGGTGAGGGTCTCCAACACCTGTGAGGGCAGCTGGCCAGCCCGGGGGCGATCGGCAGCAACACCGTGGGGATCCATCTCGCCCGCCGGCAGATAGGCGAGTTCACGCAGGGGAACGACCGAGGGATCGGTGGTGACGCTGGTGGGAAGGCGTCCGAGGGCAACGTTGTCGTAGTTGAGGCTGTGGCGATCAAAAGCGGCCAGCTCGTACTCCTCCGTCATCGAGAGGCAGTTGGTGGGGCAGTACTCGACACAGTTGCCGCAGAAAATGCAAACGCCGAAGTCGATGGAGTAGTTGCGCAGCTCCTTCTTCTTCGTGGCTTTGTTCATCACCCAGTCGACCACCGGAAGGTTGATCGGGCACACCCTGACGCACACCTCACAGGCGATGCACTTGTCGAATTCGTAGTGAATCCGGCCCCGATAACGCTCGGAGGGAATGAGCTTCTCGTAGGGGTACTGCACCGTGACCGGACGGCGCTGCATGTGGTCAAACGTGACCGAAAAGCCTTGGGCCAGATTCCGGGCTGCATCGACTGCATCCCGGGTGTAATCACCGACCTGTTTGAGGAAGCCGAACATGGTCTGAAGGGGAGAGAGCGAAGCGGAGCCGGGAGCGCGAAATCCTAGGTAGGAAAACCTAGCCGCCGAATGCAACGGGGAAAGCGAGCTTGAGGGCTGCTGTCACCAGAAGATTCACCAGGGAAAGGGGCAGCAGGAACTTCCAGCCCAGGTCGAGCAGCTGGTCAATGCGGACGCGGGGGGTGGTCCAGCGCAGCAGGATCGCCACGAACACCAGCAGATAAGCCTTGAGCACCGTCATCACGATGCCAACGGTGCCCGTGATCACCTGCACCACTGGTGCATCGATGGGCTGGTTCAACCAGCCGGCCAGCCACTCCACAGGGATCGGGAAGCCCCAGCCACCGAGATACAGAACGCTGACCAGGACAGCCGAGAGCACCAGGTTGATGTAACCCGCCAGGTAGAAGAGGGCGAACTTCATGCCCGCGTATTCGGTCTGGTAGCCAGCGACCAGTTCTTCCTCAGCTTCGGGAAGGTCGAAGGGCAGCCGCTCACACTCGGCCAGGGCACAGATCCAGAAAATCAGGAAGCCCACCGGCTGACGCCAGATGTTCCAGCTCAAAATGCCGGCACCGGTCTGCTGACCCACGATGTCGACCGTGCTCAGCGAGTTGCTCATCATCACGATGGCCAGAACCGCAAGAGCTAGGGGAATTTCGTAGCTGATCGATTGAGCAGCGGCCCGCAGTCCCCCGAGCAGCGAATACTTGTTGTTCGAGGCATAGCCGCTCATCAACAAGCCGATCGGCTGAATGCTGCTGAAGGCAATCCAAAGAAAGATCCCAACGCCCACGTTGCTGATCAGCAGGTTCTGGCCAAAGGGAATGATCAGCCAGGAAATGATCACCGGCACCACCACCAGCACCGGGCCGAGGGTGAACAGCAGGCTGTCGGCGCGCGCCGGAATGATGTCTTCCTTGACCAGCAGCTTGAGGCCGTCGGCCAAGGGCTGAAGTACACCAAGTGCACCGGCATATTCCGGACCGATCCGCTGCTGAACGGCGGCGGAAATCTTGCGTTCCAGCCAGACCGAAACCAGCACACCCACCACTGCAGCCACCAGGACAAGCAGCATCGGCAGCGGCAACCAAAGCAGCCTCGCGACCTCCGGGGAGAAGCCAAACCCTTGCAGGGCCTGGCTAAAGCTCAATTCCAGGTCCAATCCCGGACTCACCATGGTGTCGACGGATGTGGGTGCAACTTAGGCGGCCGGAGCCGAGACGCGCTCC
Encoded proteins:
- the nuoH gene encoding NADH-quinone oxidoreductase subunit NuoH, which translates into the protein MSPGLDLELSFSQALQGFGFSPEVARLLWLPLPMLLVLVAAVVGVLVSVWLERKISAAVQQRIGPEYAGALGVLQPLADGLKLLVKEDIIPARADSLLFTLGPVLVVVPVIISWLIIPFGQNLLISNVGVGIFLWIAFSSIQPIGLLMSGYASNNKYSLLGGLRAAAQSISYEIPLALAVLAIVMMSNSLSTVDIVGQQTGAGILSWNIWRQPVGFLIFWICALAECERLPFDLPEAEEELVAGYQTEYAGMKFALFYLAGYINLVLSAVLVSVLYLGGWGFPIPVEWLAGWLNQPIDAPVVQVITGTVGIVMTVLKAYLLVFVAILLRWTTPRVRIDQLLDLGWKFLLPLSLVNLLVTAALKLAFPVAFGG
- a CDS encoding NADH-quinone oxidoreductase subunit J gives rise to the protein MTIATTTELICFLVLSAVVVIGALGVVLLSNIVYSAFLLGGVFTAVAGLYLLLNASFVAMAQILVYVGAINVLILFAIMLVNKREDLKAIANLTTRRAVSAGVCAGLLALLVRVVVTTPWSLPGPPAVGEEATARIGEHLFTDYLLPFEVASVLLLMAMIGAIVLARRDVLATDVVTGEVADQGLIEKARTPLLMNRAD
- the nuoK gene encoding NADH-quinone oxidoreductase subunit NuoK, whose protein sequence is MSDFLATLPSLQAYLLVAAMLFCIGVWGLINSRNAVRVLMSIELMLNAVNINLMAFSSFVDGDLIRGQVFAVFVITVAAAEAAVGLAILLSLYRNRVTVDMEQFNLLRW
- the ndhI gene encoding NAD(P)H-quinone oxidoreductase subunit I, translated to MFGFLKQVGDYTRDAVDAARNLAQGFSVTFDHMQRRPVTVQYPYEKLIPSERYRGRIHYEFDKCIACEVCVRVCPINLPVVDWVMNKATKKKELRNYSIDFGVCIFCGNCVEYCPTNCLSMTEEYELAAFDRHSLNYDNVALGRLPTSVTTDPSVVPLRELAYLPAGEMDPHGVAADRPRAGQLPSQVLETLTPPAKPAAKNEGQSSSEAKEDDA